The Brasilonema sennae CENA114 genome includes a region encoding these proteins:
- a CDS encoding DegT/DnrJ/EryC1/StrS family aminotransferase has translation MSNWHIPLSDLDYGSEETMAVQRVLQSKWLSMGPEVQAFEQEFAEFLGVKHAIAVANGTAALHLSYLALGLEPGDEIIQPAINFVAAANMAVAIGVKPVFADIIGLNEPTIDPADIERCISPRTKAVVVMHYGGYPCRMAEIQTICQQYGLVLIEDACHAVGARYLDSQAREPHGNMVGTLGDIACFSFFSNKNLATGEGGLVTTNRDNLAERLRLLRSHGMTTLSWERHKGHASSYDVILHGYNYRLDELRAALGRVQLRKLKRNNSRRQQIVLAYQKHLTPLSGWTVPFWDYLGDSAHHLMALVAPDRETRTHVVKALKQAGIQTSFHYPCLADFTAFRHLTSHDLEQSRLFAQSVITLPLFPTMTTDQVEQVCSHIYEFSSLTKLKDDLH, from the coding sequence TTGTCTAATTGGCACATTCCTCTTAGCGATTTGGATTATGGTTCTGAAGAAACCATGGCTGTTCAAAGAGTGCTGCAAAGTAAGTGGCTTTCTATGGGGCCAGAAGTTCAGGCTTTTGAACAGGAGTTTGCAGAATTTTTGGGAGTAAAGCATGCGATCGCTGTAGCTAATGGAACAGCAGCTTTGCACTTGTCCTATCTGGCACTGGGGTTAGAGCCTGGGGATGAGATTATTCAACCCGCAATTAATTTTGTAGCAGCAGCCAACATGGCTGTAGCAATAGGCGTGAAACCAGTGTTTGCCGATATTATTGGTCTGAATGAACCTACAATAGATCCAGCAGATATTGAACGTTGCATCTCGCCTCGTACAAAAGCTGTTGTAGTTATGCACTATGGTGGTTACCCTTGTCGCATGGCAGAAATTCAAACAATTTGTCAGCAATATGGTTTGGTATTGATTGAAGATGCCTGTCATGCTGTAGGAGCACGTTACCTTGACTCCCAAGCAAGAGAGCCCCATGGGAACATGGTAGGCACGCTGGGTGATATTGCCTGCTTTTCATTCTTTAGCAATAAAAACTTAGCAACTGGAGAAGGCGGTTTAGTCACTACCAATCGGGATAATTTAGCTGAACGTCTGCGTCTGCTTCGCTCCCATGGAATGACGACTCTCTCTTGGGAGCGTCACAAAGGTCATGCAAGCTCTTATGATGTAATCCTACACGGGTATAACTATCGACTTGATGAGTTGCGAGCTGCATTGGGTAGAGTTCAGCTTAGAAAACTGAAGCGCAATAACTCCCGACGCCAGCAAATTGTATTAGCTTATCAAAAGCATCTGACCCCGCTATCAGGTTGGACTGTTCCCTTTTGGGACTATCTTGGTGACTCCGCTCATCACTTAATGGCACTTGTAGCACCAGATAGGGAAACTCGCACTCATGTAGTCAAAGCTTTAAAGCAAGCAGGCATTCAAACAAGCTTTCACTACCCCTGCTTAGCAGACTTTACAGCGTTTAGACATTTGACAAGTCATGACTTAGAACAAAGCCGCTTGTTTGCCCAAAGTGTTATAACACTACCACTGTTTCCAACTATGACCACAGACCAAGTTGAACAGGTTTGCTCCCATATTTATGAATTTAGCAGTCTTACGAAGCTAAAAGATGACCTCCATTAA